In Afipia sp. GAS231, a single window of DNA contains:
- a CDS encoding SDR family NAD(P)-dependent oxidoreductase codes for MELKGTVALVTGGNGGLGQRICHALAKEGVHIAVMYAKSREQAEGVASELKSQYQVNAHAFACDITDDAAVHRLIGEVTQAFGRVDILINDAAYNLSIPFGDLDSLSMEVWDRIMATNLTGPMRLTKAVAPVMKAQGQGRIVNIASVAGLSPTGSSIAYAVSKAGLIHLTRCMAVALAPETLVNCVAPGLLDGTRATANLKPEQVERSASSSLLKKPADKDDCADMVVTMCRTETMTGQTVVIDAGRIFH; via the coding sequence ATGGAATTGAAGGGTACGGTTGCACTGGTGACAGGCGGCAATGGCGGGCTGGGGCAGCGCATCTGCCACGCGCTCGCAAAGGAGGGCGTACATATCGCCGTCATGTATGCGAAGAGCCGCGAGCAGGCGGAAGGCGTCGCCAGCGAACTGAAATCGCAATATCAGGTCAACGCGCACGCTTTCGCCTGTGACATCACAGACGACGCGGCCGTCCATCGGCTGATCGGCGAGGTAACCCAGGCGTTCGGCCGCGTCGACATCCTGATCAATGATGCCGCTTACAACCTCTCGATCCCGTTCGGCGATCTTGACAGTCTCTCGATGGAAGTATGGGACAGGATCATGGCCACCAACCTGACGGGGCCGATGCGCCTGACCAAGGCGGTGGCTCCCGTCATGAAGGCCCAGGGCCAAGGCCGCATCGTCAACATCGCGTCCGTCGCAGGGCTGAGCCCGACCGGCTCTTCCATCGCCTATGCGGTGTCGAAGGCGGGGCTGATTCACCTGACGCGCTGCATGGCGGTGGCACTGGCGCCCGAGACGCTGGTCAACTGCGTGGCGCCGGGCCTCCTGGACGGCACGCGCGCGACCGCCAATCTCAAGCCCGAGCAGGTCGAGCGCTCCGCGTCGAGTTCACTGCTGAAGAAGCCCGCCGACAAGGACGACTGCGCCGACATGGTGGTCACCATGTGCCGCACCGAGACCATGACCGGCCAGACGGTCGTCATCGACGCGGGGCGGATATTTCATTGA
- a CDS encoding polysaccharide deacetylase, with the protein MREGDFFKPLVGAAAREIGFIAGMALLLAAQFPASTFAQGGIDRVTGFARDPVHVAAWPAGKKVAVSFALFVEEFGFGQGPVFRPDLATRNPDLVNEAFRQYAIDWGIARVGRLFKELDVPLSIVLNAEFPGAHASVWKELRAALPNAPIVAHGMNNSNHILPLGRGLAEQKAYVRATLDLIAGTTGVKATGWSSPSVYADGDTMQAMAAEGITYNLDQMDSDIISSLKTPDGSLVLLPYPVVTVDMGQQLARMKTPVEIEALWLDYVLELAREARADPAREATTVVIGIHPFVIGTPDGAAALRRVLVRLKADDAVWLTDTDAILKAASLK; encoded by the coding sequence ATGCGTGAGGGCGACTTTTTCAAGCCTCTTGTGGGCGCAGCGGCTCGAGAGATCGGCTTCATCGCCGGAATGGCGTTGCTGCTCGCCGCTCAGTTTCCCGCTTCGACGTTTGCGCAAGGTGGAATTGACCGGGTCACTGGCTTTGCGCGCGACCCGGTCCATGTCGCCGCCTGGCCTGCCGGCAAAAAGGTCGCGGTCAGTTTCGCACTATTTGTCGAGGAGTTCGGCTTCGGCCAAGGCCCTGTCTTCCGTCCGGACCTTGCGACCCGTAACCCGGACCTCGTCAACGAGGCTTTCCGTCAATACGCGATTGACTGGGGCATAGCGCGCGTTGGCCGATTGTTCAAGGAATTGGATGTTCCGCTCAGCATCGTGCTGAACGCCGAATTTCCCGGTGCACACGCGTCGGTGTGGAAGGAGTTGCGCGCAGCACTGCCGAATGCGCCAATCGTCGCCCACGGCATGAACAACAGCAACCACATCCTGCCGCTCGGCCGTGGGCTCGCCGAACAGAAAGCTTACGTCCGCGCGACGCTCGATCTGATCGCCGGCACGACTGGCGTTAAAGCGACCGGCTGGTCGTCTCCGAGCGTCTATGCCGATGGCGACACGATGCAGGCAATGGCGGCCGAGGGCATCACCTATAACCTCGACCAGATGGATTCCGACATCATTTCAAGCCTGAAGACGCCGGACGGGTCGTTGGTGTTGCTGCCCTATCCGGTCGTCACGGTCGACATGGGCCAGCAACTGGCACGGATGAAAACGCCCGTCGAGATCGAAGCGCTCTGGCTGGACTACGTATTGGAGCTGGCCCGGGAAGCCCGCGCCGACCCTGCGCGAGAAGCAACGACCGTCGTTATCGGAATCCATCCCTTTGTAATAGGCACGCCCGACGGGGCGGCCGCCTTGCGCCGTGTTCTCGTGCGCCTCAAGGCGGATGACGCGGTCTGGCTGACTGATACCGACGCAATCCTGAAGGCGGCCAGCCTGAAATGA
- a CDS encoding disulfide bond formation protein B has product MTSYAAAHPSQSRLSANPALSAALAVALIAAVTLAGAWFFQLVLGIVPCPLCLEQRYAYYLAVPLGLLVALLAAKGAPRQVLLAGLALLVLAALANAWLGTYHAGVEWKFWQGPTDCSGPVVDFGKAGSLLDRLDTVKVVRCDEVQWRFLGLSLAGYNVLISLAMASIAAWGLVLTRRA; this is encoded by the coding sequence GTGACATCCTATGCCGCCGCCCATCCGTCGCAGTCGCGCCTTTCCGCCAATCCCGCGCTGTCGGCCGCGCTGGCGGTGGCGCTGATCGCAGCAGTGACCTTGGCGGGGGCCTGGTTCTTCCAGTTGGTGCTCGGCATCGTGCCCTGTCCGCTCTGTCTCGAACAGCGCTACGCCTATTACCTGGCGGTCCCGCTCGGCCTGTTGGTCGCTTTGCTCGCGGCCAAGGGTGCGCCGCGTCAGGTGCTGCTGGCGGGGCTGGCGCTGCTGGTGCTTGCCGCGCTCGCCAATGCCTGGCTCGGCACTTACCACGCCGGGGTCGAATGGAAGTTCTGGCAGGGCCCGACCGATTGTTCGGGTCCGGTGGTGGATTTCGGCAAGGCCGGCAGCCTGCTCGACCGGCTCGACACCGTGAAGGTGGTGCGTTGCGATGAGGTGCAGTGGCGTTTTCTCGGCCTCTCGCTCGCCGGCTACAACGTGCTGATCTCGCTGGCGATGGCGTCCATTGCGGCGTGGGGTTTGGTTTTAACGCGGCGGGCGTGA
- a CDS encoding IS110 family transposase yields the protein MMAQDDRIVVGIDVAKDKVDACIRSLSLRQVCPNTGQGHRKLVAWLRKYKATRAVMEASGGYERDWAKLLRQAGVEVRIVDPKRVRSFALSAGRLAKNDVIDAEMIAWFAEIFTEAPSQTHDAAREELLALVKARIGLGDLKTRLQSQNEHAAPGLVQKTHARVLKNLVSEIAKLEAAIAAKIKASPHLAERAEIIESVPGLAETTSANLIAGMPELGQVSNKIAGALLGAAPYDDDSGHRRGERHIKGGRRWVRNAIYMPCLGAATQNNPVLKAFYDRLIAKGKKPKVVLVACMRKLIVILNIMIARRQKWDPSRYALN from the coding sequence ATGATGGCACAAGATGATCGCATTGTCGTGGGCATCGATGTGGCAAAGGACAAGGTGGATGCGTGCATTCGCTCGCTGTCATTGCGTCAGGTCTGTCCGAACACGGGACAAGGCCACCGCAAGCTGGTGGCCTGGCTTCGCAAGTACAAGGCAACCAGGGCTGTGATGGAGGCGAGCGGCGGTTACGAGCGTGACTGGGCCAAGCTACTGCGCCAGGCCGGTGTCGAGGTGCGGATCGTCGACCCCAAACGCGTCCGCAGCTTCGCGCTATCGGCCGGCCGGCTGGCAAAGAACGATGTGATCGACGCGGAGATGATCGCCTGGTTCGCCGAGATATTTACCGAGGCGCCGAGCCAGACCCACGATGCCGCACGCGAGGAGTTGCTGGCGCTGGTGAAAGCGCGCATCGGTCTGGGTGATCTCAAGACGCGCTTGCAAAGCCAAAACGAGCATGCTGCACCAGGACTGGTTCAGAAAACGCATGCCCGCGTCTTGAAGAATCTGGTCAGTGAAATTGCCAAGCTCGAGGCGGCAATTGCGGCCAAGATCAAGGCCTCGCCACACCTTGCCGAGCGTGCCGAGATCATCGAGAGCGTGCCGGGCCTCGCCGAAACGACCTCCGCCAACCTCATTGCGGGGATGCCGGAGCTTGGGCAGGTGAGCAACAAGATCGCCGGTGCGTTATTAGGCGCCGCCCCGTACGACGACGATAGCGGCCATCGGCGCGGTGAGCGTCATATCAAGGGTGGCCGCCGCTGGGTCCGCAACGCCATCTACATGCCCTGCCTCGGCGCAGCCACGCAGAACAACCCGGTGCTCAAGGCCTTCTACGACCGCCTGATTGCCAAGGGAAAGAAGCCGAAAGTGGTGCTTGTCGCCTGCATGCGCAAGCTCATCGTCATCCTCAACATCATGATCGCACGACGGCAGAAATGGGATCCCAGCCGTTACGCACTGAACTGA
- a CDS encoding AbrB family transcriptional regulator produces the protein MNLILASVASALPDRANLLKTLETLAIGAAGGLLFLWAGLPGGLISGAMTTVGIAALAGRPLAVPPLLTQTVLVLLGISLGSLVSRQLIQHVSSYPLTIGLLALATFCSTFGSSLYLKRVHGWDSTSALLAGSPGALSQITILAVEKGADVAGIAVVQTMRVIILTAALPLLVALSGISAQPSPVFGTATASPLELAALIAAAIGVALLLRLAKFPASWMFGAMIASSVLHGTSLIEGGLPNWIRNVALVGIGALIGSRFARMRIATLLKHVNAGLGSFAVAIVISAIFVTVIVLTTHVRFADVVVAFAPGAMDAMLALALTLHIDPIFVGAHHLSRFVFVSITTPGIVHLFGRPQEDVDD, from the coding sequence GTGAACCTGATCCTCGCCTCCGTCGCATCGGCCCTTCCCGACCGCGCCAATCTGCTCAAGACCCTCGAAACGCTCGCCATCGGCGCTGCGGGCGGCCTGCTGTTTTTGTGGGCAGGCCTGCCGGGTGGGCTGATCTCGGGCGCGATGACCACGGTGGGCATCGCAGCATTGGCCGGGCGGCCGCTCGCGGTGCCGCCGCTGCTGACCCAGACCGTGCTGGTGCTGCTCGGGATATCCCTGGGTTCGCTGGTGTCGCGGCAACTGATCCAGCATGTCTCCTCCTATCCGCTGACCATCGGGCTCCTCGCGCTCGCGACCTTCTGCTCGACCTTCGGCTCTAGCCTTTATTTGAAGCGCGTTCACGGCTGGGATTCGACCTCGGCGTTGCTGGCCGGCAGCCCCGGCGCGCTGTCGCAAATCACCATTCTCGCGGTCGAGAAGGGCGCCGATGTCGCCGGGATCGCCGTGGTGCAGACCATGCGCGTGATCATCCTGACGGCGGCGCTGCCGCTCCTGGTCGCGCTCAGCGGGATCTCGGCGCAGCCCTCGCCTGTGTTCGGCACCGCGACCGCCTCGCCACTTGAGCTCGCCGCGCTGATCGCGGCTGCGATCGGGGTCGCGCTGCTGCTGCGGCTGGCAAAATTTCCGGCGAGCTGGATGTTCGGCGCGATGATCGCCTCCAGCGTGCTGCACGGCACCTCGCTGATCGAGGGCGGCCTGCCGAACTGGATTCGCAACGTGGCGCTGGTCGGCATCGGCGCCCTGATCGGCTCGCGCTTCGCGCGGATGCGAATCGCGACCCTGCTCAAGCATGTCAATGCCGGACTCGGCTCGTTCGCGGTCGCGATCGTGATTTCGGCGATCTTCGTCACCGTCATCGTACTGACCACCCATGTCCGCTTCGCCGACGTCGTGGTGGCGTTCGCACCCGGCGCGATGGACGCCATGCTGGCGCTGGCGCTGACCCTGCATATCGATCCGATCTTCGTCGGCGCGCATCATCTCTCCCGCTTCGTGTTCGTCTCGATTACGACGCCCGGCATCGTCCACCTGTTCGGACGGCCGCAGGAGGATGTCGACGATTAG
- a CDS encoding PsiF family protein, producing MTRISAFATATAIASLLLMGAASAQTTAPAKTEAPKADTKAPAEKKAEKPRTAASLECSKEADAKGLKGKERKKFRSECKATAAKADKPAAK from the coding sequence ATGACCAGGATTTCCGCCTTTGCCACCGCGACCGCCATCGCTTCGCTGCTATTGATGGGCGCCGCCTCGGCGCAGACCACCGCGCCCGCCAAGACCGAGGCGCCCAAGGCCGATACCAAGGCGCCGGCGGAAAAGAAGGCCGAGAAGCCCCGCACCGCCGCCTCGCTCGAATGCTCGAAGGAAGCCGACGCCAAGGGCCTGAAGGGCAAGGAACGCAAGAAATTCCGTTCCGAATGCAAGGCCACCGCCGCGAAGGCTGACAAGCCTGCCGCGAAGTAA
- a CDS encoding TetR/AcrR family transcriptional regulator has product MAGGKGDIGTEGIGKESWIEAGFAEIARSGVDGVRVEVLAKNLGVTKGGFYRRFRDRAALLEAMLADWRDGRIAAIEKQTSLDGTSARERLKALIALYSERMNTEGMGIELAIRQWARSDELAAAAVAGVDAARLKNVGQLYRATGLPAEEADAQAFLFYCFIFGQSLLFLERGPRKRAQLVAKSAEKLIDGE; this is encoded by the coding sequence GGGCATTGGAAAAGAGAGCTGGATCGAGGCCGGTTTTGCCGAAATCGCCCGCTCCGGCGTCGACGGCGTGCGGGTGGAAGTGCTGGCGAAAAACCTCGGCGTCACCAAAGGCGGCTTCTACCGCCGCTTCCGCGACCGCGCGGCGCTGCTCGAGGCCATGCTGGCTGACTGGCGCGACGGTCGCATTGCCGCGATCGAGAAACAAACCAGCCTCGATGGCACGAGCGCACGCGAACGACTGAAGGCGCTGATCGCGCTCTATTCCGAGCGGATGAATACCGAAGGCATGGGGATCGAGCTCGCGATCCGACAATGGGCCCGGTCCGACGAATTGGCGGCCGCCGCCGTCGCCGGTGTCGACGCCGCGCGTCTGAAGAATGTCGGGCAGCTCTACCGTGCCACCGGCCTGCCGGCCGAGGAAGCCGACGCGCAGGCGTTCCTGTTCTACTGCTTCATCTTCGGCCAGAGCCTGCTGTTTCTCGAGCGGGGCCCGCGCAAGCGCGCGCAACTCGTGGCGAAGTCCGCCGAGAAGCTGATCGATGGAGAATGA